Part of the Besnoitia besnoiti strain Bb-Ger1 chromosome Unknown contig00015, whole genome shotgun sequence genome is shown below.
AGCAGATCTTGTCCTTTGGAAGGTCTCGCATGCAGACCCAATTTCCTGCATCTTTGCCTACATGCAGTATCGCCGTCAGTAAGCAAGCGTTGCATTGTGGCGGGTTTTCTATCCTCTGTTGAGTAAtgcttcctctttctccgaAGGGCGAACGTGTTTTTACCCGTGTTTCCCTTCAGGAACAGAAGGTGTCTGTGGTGTCAATATCGCGGTCGCTGCTCGGGGTTAACGAGCCGATCACCCGCAAAGATGCCCTGGAGCTCTCCCTGAACCCGCGAGGGCGCCCGGTCAAGCTGGCGCACCGGGAGCATTTTCTGCTTCCCTGGACCTTTTTTGGGAAGGTTGCCGTCAATAACTGTCTACGGGGGGCTGTGCTTtaccggcgctgcggcgcagcgagctgcAGTGATTTACAGGGTGTTCTCTAGAGGACGCCCCCAGACGAGGCGAGTATAACGACAGTTCGGTCTAATGCCACATGCGAAAGATCTTTCTCAGTAGTTCCCGGCCTCTGGTGCGCGTCTCTCATTCGTCCTTATTGAGGAGAAGCCTTTGACGTCTTTCGTGTCGCTTTCGCTGCCCGAGCCATCGTACTGCTCGAACGGAAGGTAGTATCCGCGACACAGAGCAAGAGGCCTTTTTCACGGGATCGGTTTTCCCAAGAAGTCATTGGCAAAGTTCTATGCTTGCCACCTTCCGGTAGCTCGTTGCCTTTCTCCACGCCGCCCCAGACGATCCGAGCAGGACCCGCCAGTTGCGTCTGTGCGTGGCGCTCACGGGGTCCGGCAAGCTCGGGTTggctgctgcggagaggGTTCACTGCTCTGTTTTTATTGTTCGTTCCGCGTCTGGATGCCTCGTTCCTGCGATGAGTCTTccgtctcgccttcccccgcggctctcggcCGGTTGGGCGCGGTATGGCGTCGTGAGTCGTCCGCTTCAGGGTGTCGTGAACAGGCGGGCTCAACTGGACGTAAGCTCCGCAGCTGAGGAtggcgcgcctctcttcttcccgtGCATCTcggtcttctctcccttctcctccACCGCGAACTCTTTCCGTGCTGCGAGAACTGATCTCCAGCCTCCGTCGAAAGACCGGCAACGGCCTCCCGTCTccgcgaagcgacgcgcgcgtccgcgagtcgccgacgcggaagacctCTCGAGTGCCAGCTACGGCTACGTCGAGCGCTTCAAACGCGCCGATTTCGACTCTGCAGCGTGGAGGGAAGAGTCCCGAAGGAAGGAGCAAAGCGACGGCTGGCACGTGGTCACGACGCGCATTCTGACGCCGTCTGCGCTCGAGTTTGACCGGCAAGTCTTCCTTCCGGAGTTCTCTCGCCAGGCGACCTCggagctcgctgccgcccgcgacgaGGGGGGCGAGAGAGGGCTCGAAGACGGGacggctcgctgcggcgaggcggcggcgcgcggcgaggcgagccctAAGCAGCTTTCGCGGCAGGAGGGGAGGCTCGGCGCGGGAGGAGCGGCGCATGTGCAGCCCGTTGGGCCTCCACGCCTcggcagaaagagaagagcGCAGGACGCAGTGTGTCGtgaagggagagagggggcggtcgcgcctcctgcaggaAGCGCGGACGGGCATAGAGGTGCGGGGAGTGCGGCCGCGAACCGAGACGACGCTGTTCgggggctgcgcgccgccgaggaccCGTCTGTGGACGCGCAGATCGCTGCGTCCGCGTTGAAACTGAGAGAGATacctccgccgcctgtcACCTACTTTGACCGCTTGACTGAGTTTtccagcgagagcgaccgagccgcgcgcggctcctctgTGGCGTTCCCGTATCTTCCGGgcccgccccctccctcgCGGTTTTTCACCCACGGCAAGGAGGACTGGCGCTACCAgtggcgccgcgaagacgacgaagacgagtgGAGGAAGCCGGATCTATCGCTCGGTCAAGCGGCGACAGGCAGGCTCGGCGGTGGacggggaggcgcgcagtCTGGAGGCGTGTTCGACGAGTGGGTCGGGGGGACGTCTGAGGTCCCCGTCGGGCTGGAGCGCAAGCAACTCTCTGTGTTCCTCCTGTCGCGTCGGCGCTGGAAGCCGGTCGCCATACTGAACAGTCACGAACTGCTCTTTGCGCTGCAGCatccggaggcggcgctccacCCCGGGGGGCAGGGGCACGATTCACCACCCGACGGCGCCCCGGCGCAAGTGGCGCTTGCTCACCCCCGTCTGGGCGGCCAGGGCTATCCTCTTATGTACTGGCGACAGCTTCTGACGCGGCTTCAGCGAATCGCCTTCTCCTTTGACGGGccctctctgctcgccgccacCAGCGCCCTTGCAGCTCAcctcgccgctgtccgcAGCGAACTCGACGCAGTTCAGGTGCTCCTGAGTCGCGAAGTCTTCTCCAGTGCTGAAAAGCACCTTCAAGCGAAGGctcgcgagctgcagagtgCCAACGGGCCTCGCGCATCTGAGGCTTCTTCTGGATGCTattcctcgccgtcttccgtCCTGGGCGATGTGGCGCCGGAGTGCTCGGGGACAACTTTGGCGCTCGCTGAGGAGGCAGCCACTGGTGAAAACGCCGGGTCGCGGCTAGCTCGTGTACGTCCCTTCGGCGACGGAAAAGGCGGGAGGGGTAACGGGGATGAAGATCACAGGAAGGCAGAGGCCCTGGAAAGACTAACAGAGCGCGCAGAAGAGCTAAACGGCATCATCCTGGCGCTGACTCAGCAGGCTCTCTGGAAACGTCTAAGCGGCGACCTACTTCCTCACTTGCCGGTAAGGTCTCACAACGTGCGCGGGGCGCGCGCTTCAGAGGCTACCAGTCTCCGGCGCTGAGTTTCGCCGGAAGCGGAGGGCCGGCGGCCTTCCCGCGGAAACATGGAAATTCGCTTGTGACGTTCACCACGACCTTCTTGGTGCCAGGTTGCGACTATACCCTTTCTTTTGCTTCTGTGCAGTCCGCTGATCCGCCCGCCTTGGTTCTCTGTAGAGAGCGAGACCTGTGCGAAGCGCCTCCCAATTctcacggcgccgcggctctctcagTAGGCAGCACCGCTCTATCGCCGTCGGAGAGTGTGCGTTTCAGTTTGTGGATACGCGTGGCCAGCATGGTGCATGCAGCAACGTTCGTGGCGTGCTTCGGCTTCGAACGCCGTACCCTTACGTGAACCTCATTGACCAGAGGCAAGCTTATGGATTAGTTCACGAGACGGCGAacgccgtcgtctgctggACGCGGCATCCGGAGCTTGTCCTCTATGAATTCCGTCTTTTCTCTCGGCAACGTGTCGGTGTTTCGTTGGTTATCCCTGGCAATTCTGTagctctgcagcctctgGTGCGTTCCCCGAGTGGTTTTTGCTGTGCGTTCAGTTTCTCCCGCTTTCTGAGCTGGCAAGCCTGgcggaggccttcgcgctgTTAAGTCCCAAGTGAGTCAGCGTGGGAGGCGAGGAGTTGGTCGTTTTGTTTCGTTTTTGAAAGACATCAGTTGTTCAGTTTCGTTGACGACCATGTTTCAGGGCGAGGTGGGGCGGAGACTAACTGTAACCGACCTTGAACTATCGAGGGAAATGGTCTGTTTGCTTCTTTCTGATGAAGAGTGCATCGCTTCGGTTCAAGTCGTCTCATCGAGGGCCCATTACTGTTTTCTCCGCGGACACCTCTCTGCTTCCGGTTGGTGTCGCGTATGCCTTTTTCCTCTGGCTTCGGAGGTGACGCCTGCTTATCGCACTCAATTGGGCGCTGCTCGTTtgggcggcgctgcttgaAGCGCACTCGCCACACCCTCTCTGCCTgtttgtctgtctctctcgtctctcttttACTTCCCGGCCGCCCAGTCGTGGAGTGTGACCTGCTTGTTGCAGCGTAGGCGTCTGTATTCTGTTCGTTTCGCTTGACCTCCGGTGCGCCTGTGTGGTTCGCCCTCGCAGATTGGCGAGCTCGCTGAACGTCGTCGTTATGCAGGCCATGGAGCAGCTTCACAGCCTCTCTCAGCCGCATTTGCATTCTGCAGCTACTGCGGACTTCCACtcctcggctcgcgcgctCTTCAGGCTCCTggacgcatgcgccgagGCCATCCTTGTTTCGTGTTTCACTGCTGGCCTCTTGAATTCACCCGCCTCGCGAAGCGTCGCAGACTTGTCCCCGGGAGGGGCTCGTcttcccttcctctcctcgctctttaACCAGGAACGGTTCGACAGCCCGCGGAAAGAGAATGGCccgttcgcggcggcgggagtcGTCGGCGCTCTCTCCAGTCAGCTGTTTGACACAGTCGCCGCACAGGGGCGCTTCGCCACTGAGGTAAGGCCTCTGTGTGTCCACGCGTCGCAGTTCGGCTCCGCCTTCGGGGTCTGGCGCGGGTCCCCATCACATCCTTCTTCGGAAGTGAACTCTGGGGACGCAACCGACGCAGGAACGCAGCCGCGAGTGGTGTCCCGGTCGACGCATCAAAGAGCGATACGACGCAGTGCGAAATGTCCAGCGCGGAAACTAGTCCGTTTCCTTTTTTCGCAAAACGCGCCGCATCACGcttgcctcgcccgcctcgcgtgGCGCTGTAGGGCGCATGTGCCCCGGGCTGCGCTCCTCCTAGGAGGCTGGGAAGGGAcggagccgcgcagccaCAACCTCTGTCCTCCGTGCCTGCCTCGTGCGGAAAATGTGGGGCCTTCGCTGTGTCGGTCTCGGCCTGTGGTCTGAAAGGCGTCTTCTAAAGAGCCCTCAAGTGCAACCAAAGTTGGCGAGGAAGGAAGAAAGTCTTTCTGCAGAAGACAGTTCGCccgcgcgtgctgcagaTGCACTGTCGAGCGCTCCGAGCCGCACcagccggcggagaggagggctGGGTGGCGGTTTCAGGATACTGATGCGTGTCTTCTAGAGCTGTTCGTGGCGTTCAGCACTCTAGAGAAGCGAGTCTGTGCAGAAGGAGGTATCTACGGTGGTCGACTCGCGCTTGCTGCGTCAAGCATCTGATGAATTCTCGGCAGAGGGGCGTGACTGGGCACTCAGAAGCACCTGCGACTCCTTCGCACCGTAGACCAGCACTGATCTGGAACTCGCTGTCCCAGTACTTGGTGCAAACGCGAGCCGCTGACTAGAGCAGAATCTGGCCTTTCGCTAGGTCTAAAGCACGCAGTTTTTCACGAGGCAGTATTAGGATGtgtagggtttagggtttccAGCTTTTTCCTCGCATGCTCGCCATGATGGCCATTGACGCATGTAtttgcttcttcttttcagctgcttcagctgcccccggagagtcgcgcgcgcctcgtagTCCACGCTTCGTTGTATTGGCAGGGCGTAGGCACGAAGCCCGCCACTCGTCAGCTCGTTCGGCGCATGGTGTCTTCGCTCGTGCGAGACGCACGGAGCGGTcgtctcgcgtcttcttctccttcaaGCTCGTGGGGCGTCGAGTCGTCTCAGGCTGCAATCGTTCGCCTATTCGCGCTGCTCAGGGCTGCCCTCGTCCCTCGCCTGAGCGGGTTTTTTCCTCCGCTGGAAGGCCTGCACGGCCTCCCCCGGGCTGAGGCGAAATTCCCGTACTCGGTTTCGTCTtgcctctcctcgtcgcccctgcctctggctccttctccttcctgtATGCCCCTTGTAGCTGCTGTCCGCGAGTGTGGACTCGAGAGCTGTGATGCACAGCACGAGCCTGTCGTCGCAGACTCGCTTGCCGCTGCTCCCAGGTCTTCGCCGGTGCGTCTCTCGTTCTTCAAAATGCTCTCAGAGGACAGACACGAGAAGGAgggtgcgcgcgcggcggcttcccGCACTGAGGagagctgcttctcgcccAGCGAGTTTGCTTGCCTGGTGGACGCCCTTGGCGCGTCTCTCGTCCTCCGTCCTTCGGCAGCTCTGTTGTCTCTTCAGAACCTGGGGGCGGCGATgcggggaggcgggcgaggcgccgcgggagggttgcctgagccgcgcgccgacgatAGTGGTTTTCCGTCCGAGGCGTCTAAGGCCAGCTGGTCTTCTTCAACTTTTTCCACGGTACCCCATGCGAGCTTAGCGAGCTGccggctgtctctgcctgcgcgagAGTGTGGCCGTCAGGCTGCGTCGGCTGAATTGTTCAAGCAAGACGAAGCGGATGAGTACGCGTACCTCCAGGATTTGTGTGTGGATGCCTcggcttctccctcttcccaAGCTTCTCCAGTCGAGGCGGAAGGCATCTCCGTTCCCCTGACGACTGTTCTCTCGCTCCAGCGGGTCCTTGGCGAAGAGCTCGGGACGCTTTACCGGCTGATGGAGGGCGTCACGTGCACAGACACCTCGCAGgccggaaggcgcgcgagtggAGAGGAAGCCTTGGTCGCGTCCTCCAGTGCTGCAGCCACTGCATCTGAAAGGGCGCCTGAGGAAAGCGCAGTTGGTGTTGAGGATCCGCTGCTAGtccttccgcgtctgctgtcGCTGTTCGCGTGCTCCACTCGCCAGCAAGTCGGGCCGCTCTCCTTCCAGTCCCtcgtgcatgcgctgcatTCTCAGACCGCCGCGCTTCGGTTCGCGGCAGCCTTCCAGCTCTGTCCCCCCCGCGACGAGGTGGTCGGCGacgttcgcggcgccgttACAGCCCTGAAGGGTCGCCAGCCTCCCTGTTCGACGCCTCTTGCGTCGTTCGCCCCTCCAGAGACGTCTGCAGGCTCAGAGAGTCTgccggctcgcgcgcgttctTCGTGcctttctgcgccgcgcgttgTCGCGTGGAGCCGGGAAATCGGAGCCTGCCTGACTGCCCAGCTAGCGGCGACGAGTGCtttgctgcggcgtctcactgcgcggctgtctctcgcgctggcTCCCATTGACTCGCTGGACTCCGACGGTCAGGGCGGAGCCCCCGCGTATGC
Proteins encoded:
- a CDS encoding uncharacterized protein (encoded by transcript BESB_028630), with the protein product MSLPSRLPPRLSAGWARYGVVSRPLQGVVNRRAQLDVSSAAEDGAPLFFPCISVFSPFSSTANSFRAARTDLQPPSKDRQRPPVSAKRRARPRVADAEDLSSASYGYVERFKRADFDSAAWREESRRKEQSDGWHVVTTRILTPSALEFDRQVFLPEFSRQATSELAAARDEGGERGLEDGTARCGEAAARGEASPKQLSRQEGRLGAGGAAHVQPVGPPRLGRKRRAQDAVCREGREGAVAPPAGSADGHRGAGSAAANRDDAVRGLRAAEDPSVDAQIAASALKLREIPPPPVTYFDRLTEFSSESDRAARGSSVAFPYLPGPPPPSRFFTHGKEDWRYQWRREDDEDEWRKPDLSLGQAATGRLGGGRGGAQSGGVFDEWVGGTSEVPVGLERKQLSVFLLSRRRWKPVAILNSHELLFALQHPEAALHPGGQGHDSPPDGAPAQVALAHPRLGGQGYPLMYWRQLLTRLQRIAFSFDGPSLLAATSALAAHLAAVRSELDAVQVLLSREVFSSAEKHLQAKARELQSANGPRASEASSGCYSSPSSVLGDVAPECSGTTLALAEEAATGENAGSRLARVRPFGDGKGGRGNGDEDHRKAEALERLTERAEELNGIILALTQQALWKRLSGDLLPHLPFLPLSELASLAEAFALLSPKLASSLNVVVMQAMEQLHSLSQPHLHSAATADFHSSARALFRLLDACAEAILVSCFTAGLLNSPASRSVADLSPGGARLPFLSSLFNQERFDSPRKENGPFAAAGVVGALSSQLFDTVAAQGRFATELLQLPPESRARLVVHASLYWQGVGTKPATRQLVRRMVSSLVRDARSGRLASSSPSSSWGVESSQAAIVRLFALLRAALVPRLSGFFPPLEGLHGLPRAEAKFPYSVSSCLSSSPLPLAPSPSCMPLVAAVRECGLESCDAQHEPVVADSLAAAPRSSPVRLSFFKMLSEDRHEKEGARAAASRTEESCFSPSEFACLVDALGASLVLRPSAALLSLQNLGAAMRGGGRGAAGGLPEPRADDSGFPSEASKASWSSSTFSTVPHASLASCRLSLPARECGRQAASAELFKQDEADEYAYLQDLCVDASASPSSQASPVEAEGISVPLTTVLSLQRVLGEELGTLYRLMEGVTCTDTSQAGRRASGEEALVASSSAAATASERAPEESAVGVEDPLLVLPRLLSLFACSTRQQVGPLSFQSLVHALHSQTAALRFAAAFQLCPPRDEVVGDVRGAVTALKGRQPPCSTPLASFAPPETSAGSESLPARARSSCLSAPRVVAWSREIGACLTAQLAATSALLRRLTARLSLALAPIDSLDSDGQGGAPAYARSSFSPSPENVFAEEALEALLQNSLGCILYSVNTAAAAVRECTPPEQKTPNVLDSEGQYRADVELEFETEAFQCMSRMGQVLAGKSAADASHTGSAELSDALRRLSLATQASWLRTLLTLLELRAHRQGQGMHYGQQQDQKTGEDESSRVAELLDESARVLLFIGQSVQHRARLFGAPEVFLEEESDTSLAILEAVSVFSHFATLRSCVHAGQARSPLPTPVAEGRDYTAPHAGSGGHEGDWLAESLQLVLDDVREGLVHASPAQLRRAAAAVAVLVRSQARLRGAEPPLRKEPSAANAESRDTEKADELDGGWCQRGCRGERCSLPWEEVLTGLRKVPIQRLVDELAASGVARDLLPALGAGPTGNA